In Reichenbachiella agarivorans, one genomic interval encodes:
- a CDS encoding ABC transporter ATP-binding protein, which translates to MSILQVKKLTKHFGSRTAVNAIDLQIEAGQVFGLLGPNGSGKTTTLAMLLGVLRPSAGDFTWFDQPASAESRKRIGAILETPCFYPYLTATDNLKAVAEIKGCSYNRIDITLKEVGLLDRKYDKFQTYSLGMKQRLAIASALLADPQVLILDEPTNGLDPAGIVEIREIIQKIAQTGKTIILASHLLSEVQKVCSHFAVLKAGRLLHQGSIHDIEQEKTTIEVGASNMILLRETLDQLKGIRNILQDGDFYRLEVEHEVTTEYIMQHLHAKGITPSHLLKKQGNLEQQFLKILADNE; encoded by the coding sequence ATGTCTATTTTACAGGTAAAAAAACTCACCAAACATTTTGGATCTCGGACGGCAGTCAATGCCATCGATCTACAAATAGAAGCGGGTCAGGTATTCGGGCTGCTCGGCCCCAATGGCAGTGGCAAAACCACCACACTCGCTATGTTGCTCGGTGTGCTGCGACCCAGCGCTGGGGACTTCACTTGGTTTGATCAACCCGCCTCCGCAGAAAGCAGAAAACGCATAGGTGCAATCCTAGAGACGCCTTGCTTCTACCCTTACTTGACCGCCACGGACAACCTCAAAGCTGTCGCCGAAATCAAAGGATGCAGCTACAACCGAATCGACATAACATTAAAGGAAGTAGGTCTACTGGATCGAAAGTATGACAAATTCCAGACCTATTCTCTAGGAATGAAACAAAGACTTGCCATCGCCTCTGCCCTATTGGCTGATCCCCAAGTGTTGATCCTCGACGAACCTACCAATGGACTGGATCCAGCGGGTATCGTGGAGATTCGTGAGATCATACAAAAGATTGCCCAGACAGGCAAAACCATCATTCTCGCAAGCCATTTGCTCTCCGAAGTACAAAAAGTCTGCTCGCACTTTGCAGTACTCAAAGCTGGCAGGTTACTCCATCAAGGCAGCATCCATGATATCGAACAAGAGAAAACCACCATCGAAGTGGGCGCGAGCAACATGATTTTGCTCAGAGAAACCCTCGATCAGCTCAAAGGCATACGCAATATCCTCCAAGACGGCGACTTTTATCGACTAGAGGTAGAGCATGAAGTCACCACGGAGTACATCATGCAACACCTGCACGCCAAAGGCATCACGCCGAGCCATCTGCTCAAAAAACAAGGAAACCTCGAACAACAATTTTTAAAAATACTAGCTGACAATGAATAG